One region of Eretmochelys imbricata isolate rEreImb1 chromosome 2, rEreImb1.hap1, whole genome shotgun sequence genomic DNA includes:
- the FZD1 gene encoding frizzled-1: protein MRAQQRQQAAAGARLGRQRRRGRGRRSMAEQRAPPGASGHGREVRGGETAAGGRKRSGSGSRPGWCLGLLLLLWAEAPVLPARGQPQQYNGERGISIPDHGYCQPISIPLCTDIAYNQTIMPNLLGHTNQEDAGLEVHQFYPLVKVQCSAELKFFLCSMYAPVCTVLEQALPPCRSLCERARLGCEALMNKFGFQWPDTLRCEKFPVHGAGELCVGQNTSERGTPTPSLLPELWTSHPQQRGAGPAGGERGGRFACPRALKVPAYLNYRFLGEKDCGAPCEPGRLYGLMYFGPEELRFSRTWIGIWSVLCCASTLFTVLTYLVDMKRFSYPERPIIFLSGCYTAVAVAYIAGFLLEERVVCNERFAEDGARTVAQGTKREGCTILFMMLYFFGMASSIWWVILSLTWFLAAGMKWGHEAIEANSQYFHLAAWAVPAIKTITILALGQVDGDVLSGVCFVGINNVDALRGFVLAPLFVYLFIGTSFLLAGFVSLFRIRTIMKHDGTKTEKLEKLMVRIGVFSVLYTVPATIVIACYFYEQAFREQWESSWVAQSCKSYAIPCPNNHNSYHHPPMSPDFTVFMIKYLMTLIVGITSGFWIWSGKTLNSWRKFYTRLTNSKQGETTV, encoded by the coding sequence ATGCGGGCGCAGCAGAGGCAGCAGGCGGCGGCGGGAGCCCGGCTGGGGCGGCAGCGGCGCCGAGGCAGGGGCCGGCGAAGTATGGCTGAGCAGCGGGCACCCCCGGGGGCGTCCGGGCACGGCCGGGAAGTTCGCGGCGGGGAGACGGCGGCGGGCGGCAGGAAGCGGAGCGGCAGCGGCAGCCGCCCCGGCTGGTGTCtcgggctcctgctgctgctgtgggcggAGGCTCCGGTGCTGCCCGCCCGGGGCCAGCCCCAGCAGTACAACGGCGAGCGGGGCATCTCCATCCCGGACCACGGCTACTGCCAGCCCATCTCCATCCCGCTGTGCACCGACATCGCCTACAACCAGACCATCATGCCCAACCTGCTGGGCCACACCAACCAGGAGGACGCCGGGCTGGAGGTGCACCAGTTCTACCCGCTCGTCAAGGTGCAGTGCTCGGCCGAGCTCAAGTTCTTCCTGTGCTCCATGTACGCGCCCGTGTGCACGGTGCTGGAGCAGGCGCTGCCGCCCTGCCGCTCCCTGTGCGAGCGGGCGCGCCTGGGCTGCGAGGCGCTCATGAACAAGTTCGGCTTCCAGTGGCCCGACACGCTGCGCTGCGAGAAGTTCCCGGTGCACGGCGCCGGCGAGCTGTGCGTGGGGCAGAACACCTCCGAGCGCGGCACCCCCACGCCCTCGCTGCTGCCCGAGCTCTGGACCAGCCACCCCCAGCAGCGCGGCGCGGGGCCGGCGGGCGGCGAGCGGGGCGGCCGCTTCGCCTGCCCGCGGGCGCTCAAGGTGCCCGCCTACCTCAACTACCGCTTCCTCGGGGAGAAGGACTGCGGCGCCCCCTGCGAGCCCGGCCGCCTCTACGGGCTCATGTACTTCGGGCCCGAGGAGCTGCGCTTCTCCCGCACCTGGATCGGCATCTGGTCGGTGCTGTGCTGCGCCTCCACCCTCTTCACCGTGCTCACCTACCTGGTGGACATGAAGCGCTTCAGCTACCCGGAGCGGCCCATCATCTTCCTGTCCGGCTGCTACACCGCCGTGGCCGTGGCCTACATCGCCGGCTTCCTGCTGGAGGAGCGGGTGGTCTGCAACGAGCGCTTCGCCGAGGACGGCGCCCGCACGGTGGCGCAGGGCACCAAGCGGGAGGGCTGCACCATCCTCTTCATGATGCTCTACTTCTTCGGCATGGCCAGCTCCATCTGGTGGGTCATCCTCTCCCTCACGTGGTTCCTGGCTGCCGGCATGAAGTGGGGCCACGAGGCCATCGAGGCCAACTCGCAGTACTTCCACCTGGCTGCCTGGGCCGTGCCCGCCATCAAGACCATCACCATCCTGGCCCTGGGGCAGGTGGACGGCGACGTGCTCAGCGGCGTCTGCTTCGTGGGCATCAACAACGTGGATGCCCTGCGGGGCTTCGTGCTGGCCCCTTTGTTCGTCTACCTGTTCATCGGCACCTCCTTCCTGCTGGCCGGCTTCGTCTCCCTCTTCAGGATCAGGACCATCATGAAGCACGATGGCACCAAGACAGAGAAGCTGGAGAAGCTGATGGTGAGGATAGGGGTCTTCAGTGTCCTCTACACGGTGCCTGCCACCATAGTCATCGCCTGCTATTTTTATGAGCAAGCCTTTAGGGAACAGTGGGAAAGCAGCTGGGTCGCCCAGAGCTGTAAGAGCTATGCCATCCCCTGCCCCAATAACCACAACAGCTACCACCATCCACCCATGAGCCCTGACTTTACTGTCTTCATGATCAAATATCTCATGACCTTAATTGTGGGTATCACCTCGGGCTTCTGGATCTGGTCGGGGAAAACACTCAATTCCTGGAGGAAGTTCTATACCAGGCTCACCAACAGCAAGCAAGGGGAAACCACAGTGTGA